One region of Nevskia ramosa DSM 11499 genomic DNA includes:
- a CDS encoding glycosyltransferase family 39 protein: MASVFAPDLPKLDAWRFKLGLWLLFLLVVIRFAWMSDDAYISLRTVWNFTHGYGLTWNPVERVQAYTHPLWLFLLAGVHAISGEMYLTVLVVSILCSALAVAFVLWRLATRLPQAIAFVALLLCSQAVLDYTTSGLENPLSFLLAATFCWLWLAPAEQPKPLFRLFLVGCLLTLNRLDLVLLVLPALAWLLWRRRSWRSLGLASLALLPLLAWEVFSLIYYGVPFPNTYYAKLSTGIPAVEYRLQGLLYLVDLATHDPGTLLLVLLGIGAAFGSGARRPMAFGLLLYLVYVVSAGGDFMQGRFLSVPAFIAAILLTAGRDDGTQPFGDKAMLGSVALIVVLAASRLIDIEGPDPLIRASGIANERQYYAGSTALATHSRDRPVPYNHPWGELGKSMRQRPPERIFEAGVIGFMGYAAGPTVQLVDHHALSDAFLARLPCLRPWRIGHFKRAFPDGYLASLRSGENRITDPALRPLYDDVRLVTRGELFSAERWAAIGRLNLYRVADAAPASP; encoded by the coding sequence GTGGCATCCGTGTTCGCACCTGATCTGCCGAAGCTGGATGCCTGGCGTTTCAAACTGGGCTTGTGGCTGCTGTTCCTGCTGGTCGTCATCCGCTTCGCCTGGATGTCCGACGACGCCTACATCAGCCTGCGCACGGTGTGGAATTTCACCCACGGCTACGGGCTGACCTGGAATCCGGTCGAGCGGGTGCAGGCTTACACGCATCCGCTGTGGCTGTTCCTGCTTGCCGGCGTGCACGCAATCAGCGGCGAGATGTATCTGACCGTGCTGGTGGTCTCGATCCTCTGTTCTGCGCTTGCCGTGGCCTTTGTCCTATGGCGTCTGGCCACGCGCCTGCCGCAGGCGATCGCATTCGTCGCGCTGCTGCTGTGCTCGCAGGCCGTGCTCGATTACACGACCTCGGGCCTCGAGAATCCGCTGTCGTTCCTGCTCGCTGCGACCTTCTGCTGGCTGTGGCTTGCGCCTGCCGAACAGCCGAAGCCCTTGTTCCGCCTGTTTCTGGTCGGCTGCCTGCTGACCTTGAACCGGCTCGATCTGGTGCTGCTGGTGCTGCCGGCGCTGGCCTGGCTGCTGTGGCGGCGGCGCTCCTGGCGTAGCCTGGGTCTGGCCTCTCTGGCCTTGCTGCCGCTGCTGGCTTGGGAAGTGTTCTCGCTGATCTATTACGGCGTGCCGTTTCCGAACACCTATTACGCGAAGCTGAGCACCGGCATTCCGGCCGTCGAGTACCGCTTGCAGGGTTTGCTGTATCTCGTCGATCTCGCGACTCACGATCCCGGCACCTTGCTGCTGGTGCTGCTCGGTATCGGCGCTGCGTTTGGCAGCGGCGCGCGACGGCCAATGGCGTTCGGCCTGCTGTTGTATCTGGTCTATGTGGTGTCGGCCGGCGGCGACTTCATGCAAGGACGTTTTCTCAGCGTACCGGCGTTCATCGCCGCGATCCTGCTGACGGCCGGGCGTGACGACGGTACGCAGCCATTCGGCGACAAGGCGATGCTGGGCAGCGTCGCGCTGATCGTGGTGCTGGCGGCAAGCCGGCTGATCGACATCGAAGGGCCGGACCCGCTGATTCGCGCTTCGGGCATCGCCAACGAGCGTCAGTACTACGCAGGGTCGACCGCGCTGGCGACGCATAGCCGCGATCGTCCCGTGCCGTACAACCATCCCTGGGGCGAGCTCGGCAAGTCGATGAGGCAACGTCCGCCCGAGCGCATCTTCGAAGCCGGCGTGATCGGTTTCATGGGCTATGCGGCGGGGCCGACGGTGCAACTCGTCGATCACCATGCGCTGTCCGACGCGTTCCTCGCGCGCCTGCCGTGCCTGCGTCCCTGGCGCATCGGCCATTTCAAGCGCGCCTTTCCCGATGGTTATCTCGCTTCCCTGCGCAGCGGCGAAAACCGTATCACCGATCCGGCGCTGCGGCCGCTGTACGACGACGTGCGTCTGGTCACCCGTGGCGAGTTGTTCAGCGCCGAACGCTGGGCGGCGATCGGCCGGCTGAACCTTTACCGTGTTGCCGACGCCGCGCCAGCGTCGCCCTGA
- the pgi gene encoding glucose-6-phosphate isomerase produces the protein MSALTESAAWRALTSLAAADAATTLSQRFKDDPARAQRYSAEACGLYLDYSKQRLGDDGIAALLALAEQQQVPQWIARMHAGEAINVTEHRAVGHIALRAPRDAGLQMAGEPVMPLVHEVLDRMFAFADTLRNGAWRGATGERISDVVNIGIGGSDFGPRMVWEALAESDTMPRAHFVANVDGAQLSDVLAKLAPTRTLFVVTSKTFTTEETMTNAGAARRWLTAALGDAAVFQHFVGVSTARAATEAFGIAPDNVFEFWDWVGGRYSLWSAVSLANIVALGPERFRELLAGAHAMDEHFRNAPLATNLPVLMALIAVWNSNFLGAASQVVAPYAQRLSHFVGWLQQLEMESNGKGVDREGRKVDYATTPVLWGDVGSNAQHAFFQMLHQGPALNPVDFILPVAATNALPEQQPLLIANCLAQSAALMRGKNAAQVRAELEAQGLSGTALDDAISHRVFSGNRPSNTLLLPRLDAFHLGALCALYEHRTFVLGVLWNINAFDQWGVELGKQLAHQVVAAQSGSAATDDDGLDPSTRRLLERIDGR, from the coding sequence ATGTCTGCATTGACGGAAAGCGCCGCCTGGCGCGCACTGACCAGCCTTGCTGCCGCCGATGCGGCGACCACGCTGAGCCAGCGTTTCAAGGACGATCCTGCTCGCGCGCAGCGCTATTCGGCCGAAGCCTGCGGGCTGTACCTCGATTACTCGAAGCAACGCCTCGGCGATGACGGCATCGCGGCGTTGCTGGCGCTCGCCGAGCAGCAGCAGGTGCCGCAATGGATCGCCCGGATGCATGCCGGCGAGGCGATCAACGTCACCGAGCATCGCGCCGTCGGCCACATTGCCCTGCGCGCGCCGCGCGATGCCGGCCTGCAGATGGCGGGCGAGCCGGTGATGCCCCTGGTGCATGAAGTACTCGATCGCATGTTTGCCTTTGCCGATACGCTGCGTAACGGCGCCTGGCGCGGCGCCACCGGCGAGCGGATCAGCGATGTCGTCAATATCGGCATCGGCGGTTCGGATTTCGGGCCGCGCATGGTCTGGGAAGCGCTGGCTGAAAGCGACACCATGCCGCGCGCGCACTTCGTCGCCAATGTCGACGGCGCACAGTTGTCGGACGTGCTGGCGAAACTCGCCCCGACGCGCACCCTGTTCGTCGTCACCTCGAAGACGTTCACTACCGAGGAAACGATGACCAACGCTGGCGCTGCCCGGCGCTGGTTGACCGCCGCACTCGGCGATGCCGCTGTCTTCCAGCACTTCGTTGGTGTATCGACGGCGCGGGCGGCGACCGAGGCTTTCGGCATCGCGCCTGACAACGTCTTCGAGTTCTGGGACTGGGTTGGCGGCCGCTACTCGCTGTGGTCGGCGGTCAGCCTGGCCAACATCGTCGCGCTGGGACCTGAGCGTTTCCGCGAACTGCTGGCCGGCGCCCACGCGATGGACGAGCATTTCCGCAACGCGCCACTGGCGACGAACCTGCCGGTACTGATGGCGCTGATCGCGGTCTGGAACAGCAATTTCCTGGGTGCGGCTAGCCAGGTCGTCGCGCCTTACGCGCAGCGCCTGAGCCATTTCGTCGGCTGGCTGCAGCAGCTGGAAATGGAATCGAACGGCAAGGGTGTCGATCGCGAGGGTCGGAAAGTCGATTACGCGACGACGCCGGTGCTTTGGGGCGATGTCGGCAGCAACGCCCAGCACGCGTTTTTCCAGATGCTGCATCAGGGGCCGGCGCTGAATCCGGTCGATTTCATCCTGCCGGTAGCCGCCACCAATGCGCTGCCGGAGCAGCAGCCGCTGCTGATCGCCAACTGCCTGGCGCAGAGTGCGGCGCTGATGCGTGGCAAGAATGCGGCCCAGGTGCGCGCGGAACTCGAAGCCCAGGGCTTGAGCGGTACCGCACTGGATGACGCGATCTCGCATCGCGTGTTCAGCGGCAATCGGCCAAGCAATACGCTGCTGCTGCCAAGGCTCGATGCCTTCCATCTTGGCGCGCTCTGTGCGCTGTACGAGCACCGCACTTTCGTGCTCGGCGTGCTCTGGAACATCAATGCCTTCGATCAATGGGGTGTGGAACTCGGCAAGCAGCTGGCGCATCAGGTGGTCGCCGCGCAATCGGGCAGCGCGGCAACGGATGACGACGGGCTCGATCCGTCGACCCGCCGCCTTCTGGAGCGCATCGATGGTCGCTGA
- the panD gene encoding aspartate 1-decarboxylase — MQLTMLKCKLHRARVTHAELDYEGSCAIDGRLLDLAGIHEYEQIQIYNVGNGERFTTYAIRAENGSGIISVNGAAAHKARVGDRVIICAYAEVEANVAKLHKPKLVYCDEANRVTRTANTIPVQAA; from the coding sequence ATGCAACTGACGATGCTCAAGTGCAAATTGCACCGTGCGCGTGTGACCCACGCTGAACTCGACTACGAAGGCTCCTGCGCGATCGACGGCCGCTTGCTCGATCTCGCCGGTATCCATGAGTACGAGCAGATCCAGATCTACAACGTCGGCAACGGCGAACGCTTCACGACTTATGCGATCCGCGCTGAAAACGGCAGCGGCATCATTTCGGTCAATGGCGCGGCAGCGCACAAGGCACGGGTGGGTGATCGTGTGATCATCTGCGCCTATGCCGAAGTCGAAGCCAACGTCGCCAAGCTGCACAAGCCGAAGCTGGTCTATTGCGACGAAGCCAACCGCGTCACTCGTACCGCGAACACCATTCCGGTGCAGGCCGCCTAG
- the panB gene encoding 3-methyl-2-oxobutanoate hydroxymethyltransferase has protein sequence MTAKPAAPSAQVHISELRRMRDAGERIACLTCYDASFALIEDRAGVDVILIGDSLGMVIHGRNSTTAVTVADIAYHSRAVAPHLKRAFLVADLPFLSFATRERALDASQRLMQEGGAKMVKLEGGREQADIVEYLSVRGVPVCAHLGLQPQLIHKMGAFKVQGRDNAAAEAMLHDARILEEAGADMLLLECVPSKLGKQITDAAQVPVIGIGAGPDVSGQILVLHDILNISPMVTLGRTPRFVQNFMQGGADIETAIRAYVQAIKSGAYPAPEHCF, from the coding sequence ATGACCGCCAAACCCGCCGCACCCAGCGCGCAAGTCCACATCTCCGAGTTGCGCCGCATGCGCGATGCCGGTGAACGGATTGCCTGTCTGACCTGCTACGACGCCAGCTTCGCGCTGATCGAGGACCGTGCCGGCGTCGATGTGATCCTGATCGGCGATTCGCTGGGCATGGTCATCCACGGCCGGAACTCGACGACGGCAGTGACCGTTGCCGACATCGCCTATCACTCCCGTGCCGTCGCGCCGCATCTGAAGCGGGCGTTCCTGGTCGCCGATCTGCCGTTCCTGAGCTTTGCCACGCGTGAGCGCGCGCTCGATGCCTCGCAGCGGCTGATGCAGGAGGGCGGGGCGAAGATGGTCAAGCTCGAAGGCGGCCGCGAGCAGGCCGACATCGTCGAATACCTGTCGGTGCGTGGCGTGCCGGTCTGCGCCCATCTCGGTCTGCAGCCGCAGCTGATCCACAAGATGGGCGCCTTCAAGGTGCAGGGTCGGGACAATGCTGCCGCCGAGGCGATGCTCCACGACGCACGTATTCTCGAGGAAGCAGGTGCTGACATGCTGCTGCTCGAATGCGTGCCGTCCAAGCTGGGCAAGCAGATCACCGACGCCGCTCAGGTGCCGGTGATCGGCATCGGCGCCGGGCCTGATGTATCGGGCCAGATCCTGGTGCTGCATGACATCCTGAACATCTCGCCGATGGTCACGCTCGGCCGCACGCCGCGCTTCGTGCAGAACTTCATGCAGGGCGGGGCGGATATCGAAACGGCAATCCGCGCCTATGTGCAGGCAATCAAGAGCGGCGCCTATCCGGCGCCCGAGCACTGCTTCTGA
- the panC gene encoding pantoate--beta-alanine ligase — protein sequence MNTVHLASELRAQISQWRARGERIALVPTMGNLHAGHLALVRHAHSLADRVVVTVFVNPLQFGPNEDFGRYPRSLPEDVRQLEAQGVDLVYAPPVEEVYVNGFPPATTITVSPLSAELEGAFRPGFFTGVATVVAILFNSVQPDVAVFGEKDWQQLQIVKRMVADLRMPADVVGYPTERAADGLALSSRNQYLTPAEREQAPGIHAALQAVAAGLRAGRDDYAALCAEQMQRLEAAGFRPQYLEVRTPVLAQPTAGDKDFVVLVAAVLGTTRLIDNLRVEQP from the coding sequence ATGAACACCGTGCACCTCGCGTCCGAACTTCGCGCCCAGATTTCGCAATGGCGCGCCCGCGGCGAACGCATTGCCCTGGTGCCGACGATGGGCAACCTGCACGCCGGACATCTGGCGCTGGTCCGTCACGCCCACAGCTTGGCTGATCGCGTGGTCGTCACCGTGTTTGTCAATCCGCTGCAGTTCGGCCCGAACGAGGATTTCGGCCGCTATCCGCGCAGCTTGCCGGAGGACGTGCGCCAGCTTGAAGCGCAAGGCGTCGATCTGGTCTACGCGCCGCCTGTCGAGGAGGTCTATGTCAACGGCTTCCCGCCGGCGACGACGATCACCGTGTCACCGCTGTCGGCCGAGCTTGAAGGCGCGTTCCGGCCCGGCTTCTTCACCGGTGTGGCGACTGTGGTCGCGATCCTGTTCAACAGCGTGCAGCCCGATGTCGCGGTGTTCGGCGAGAAGGACTGGCAACAGCTGCAGATCGTCAAGCGGATGGTCGCCGATCTGCGGATGCCGGCGGATGTTGTCGGCTATCCCACCGAACGTGCGGCGGACGGTCTTGCGCTGTCCTCGCGCAACCAGTATCTGACGCCTGCCGAGCGCGAGCAGGCGCCCGGGATTCATGCTGCGCTGCAGGCGGTGGCCGCTGGCCTAAGGGCTGGTCGCGATGACTACGCAGCGCTCTGCGCGGAGCAGATGCAGCGGCTCGAAGCGGCCGGTTTCCGTCCGCAGTACCTCGAAGTGCGGACGCCGGTGCTGGCGCAGCCCACAGCGGGCGACAAGGACTTCGTCGTGCTGGTCGCCGCGGTGCTCGGCACGACGCGGTTGATCGACAATCTGCGGGTCGAACAGCCGTAA